One segment of Coffea arabica cultivar ET-39 chromosome 7c, Coffea Arabica ET-39 HiFi, whole genome shotgun sequence DNA contains the following:
- the LOC140010363 gene encoding EID1-like F-box protein 2 isoform X2: MIVSKQYRCIHSASCLCTKGHLTEEVIFLLFQHLNWNPKHIATLSSVCKWFDDLAKRVLWKEFCKTRAPKMMLDLQTGGSHSVDGNWRALGKLLIYCSGCTKGGLFNSIHIPGHFVYRTRFSRTSGKSFLLPQCRTDVLYVSDPCEHLDQGEEGDVGFFRGVFKSFATSKVRKLLIKREAPLHPTEVCPYCKAKLWSMQQARLIPSSASCRLGAYEDCIEYYVCLNGHVLGICTLLPLSDSEEASELE, encoded by the coding sequence ATGATTGTTAGTAAGCAGTACCGCTGCATACACTCGGCAAGTTGTCTGTGCACAAAAGGGCATCTAACTGAGGAAGTGATATTCCTACTTTTCCAGCATCTGAATTGGAATCCAAAACATATTGCGACTCTTTCTTCTGTTTGTAAATGGTTTGATGACCTAGCCAAAAGAGTTCTCTGGAAGGAGTTTTGCAAAACTAGGGCTCCCAAGATGATGCTTGATTTGCAAACTGGTGGGAGCCATAGTGTTGACGGGAATTGGCGGGCACTTGGCAAGTTGCTTATTTACTGTTCTGGATGTACCAAGGGTGGCTTGTTCAACAGCATTCACATTCCTGGACACTTTGTTTATAGGACGCGTTTTTCCAGGACATCAGGAAAGAGCTTCTTGTTACCACAATGCAGAACAGATGTTCTATATGTATCTGATCCATGTGAACATCTTGACCAGGGAGAAGAGGGGGATGTTGGATTTTTCCGGGGAGTTTTTAAATCTTTTGCGACTTCAAAGGTTCGTAAGTTGCTAATCAAAAGGGAAGCCCCACTGCATCCGACAGAGGTATGCCCTTATTGCAAGGCAAAGTTGTGGAGCATGCAGCAAGCAAGGTTGATACCATCAAGTGCCAGCTGCAGATTGGGCGCTTATGAAGATTGCATTGAGTATTACGTGTGCCTGAATGGTCACGTTCTTGGAATATGCACCctcttgcctttgtctgattCGGAGGAAGCATCTGAGCTGGAGTAA
- the LOC140004217 gene encoding uncharacterized protein — protein sequence MAEEIVNSLVASEISESDDISSHKSSISKPSSPDNAGSILPSINRTSPDSCPDFNDSRRNSTGKRSNTKVVPHYLRASTGSCHDFCKYGHKHAFEEKEMHPFRKGIIRTPIEKQNSALTASLVEKKKVTVMRRMDSPGMKFHSSRHGSSPGPINLADRPTMIKQLPAKKVEVSPKCDPLPQHKESKSEKRMNNFSSKHPPLQPPPTKQLSSFRTLKSAKQAVKDEKPMSNFSLQSSPSVGPRPSAKNAEKAEKLRNNLSEKSSPSVGRQQPVSKSSSCFHPPESVKGRDKRKDDMKASRNLVVTKVSAKKVFAAPTALLSPKPSMNINVAMKAKKNRTLKVVCLTDQNRVQGEEMEKNNGEIASEKTLHVIVEEKKNHMAEFTDNSVVPSFALQSVPSPKSLSRSPSPSLSSHERRGGVDGGCSGDGDGNGDSESLSSHGRRGENDDGDGDGDSVEEEEGGGGGGEFGTYDDDDDEGEDAEEGNGYACETTGEFCNKNDMAKHNGGEAGDGNLRKTLRKGVVFSESKDPRPVKLKFKRGKVVDLQSENNGGPRRLRFRRPRVMEEKHDLKGELRRRNFKKKEPDGDGNGSKPRNENVVLKHQDMQGRKDAQGLFNNVIEETANKLVESRKSKVKALVGAFETVISLQDTKPSPQTVS from the coding sequence atgGCTGAGGAGATTGTCAATTCACTGGTTGCCTCTGAAATAAGTGAATCAGATGACATTAGTTCACACAAAAGCTCCATAAGTAAACCAAGTTCACCAGATAATGCAGGCAGCATTCTTCCCAGCATTAACAGAACATCTCCTGATTCATGCCCTGATTTCaatgattcaagaagaaattcTACTGGAAAACGAAGCAATACAAAAGTTGTTCCACATTATCTCAGAGCTTCAACAGGTTCTTGTCATGATTTCTGTAAATATGGCCACAAACATGCTTTTGAAGAGAAGGAAATGCATCCTTTTCGGAAAGGAATTATAAGAACTCCAATTGAAAAGCAGAATTCTGCACTTACTGCATCTTTGGTGGAGAAAAAGAAGGTGACTGTAATGAGGAGAATGGATTCCCCTGGCATGAAATTCCATTCTTCAAGACACGGATCTTCACCTGGTCCAATCAACTTGGCAGATCGTCCTACAATGATCAAGCAGCTACCAGCTAAGAAAGTTGAAGTGTCTCCAAAATGTGACCCATTACCTCAACACAAGGAGTCAAAATCTGAGAAGAGGATGAACAATTTTTCCAGCAAGCATCCTCCTTTGCAGCCTCCCCCAACTAAACAACTCTCTTCTTTTCGGACACTAAAATCTGCTAAACAGGCGGTAAAAGATGAAAAGCCTATGAGTAACTTTTCACTGCAGTCATCTCCTTCTGTGGGGCCACGGCCATCTGCTAAGAATGCAGAAAAAGCTGAAAAGTTGAGGAATAATTTGTCAGAGAAATCTTCACCTTCGGTAGGGAGACAGCAACCAGtatcaaaatcatcttcatgtTTTCACCCTCCAGAGAGTGTTAAAGGGAgagacaaaagaaaagatgatatGAAGGCAAGCAGAAACCTGGTGGTAACAAAAGTATCTGCAAAGAAAGTATTTGCAGCCCCCACTGCTTTGTTATCTCCTAAGCCTTCCATGAATATAAATGTAGCCATGAAAGCAAAGAAAAATAGAACTTTAAAAGTAGTCTGTCTGACGGATCAAAACAGGGTACAGGGGGAGGAGATGGAAAAGAACAATGGTGAGATTGCCTCTGAGAAAACTTTGCATGTTATTgtggaagaaaaaaagaatcacATGGCAGAATTCACTGACAACAGTGTAGTACCATCATTTGCACTCCAGTCAGTTCCATCACCCAAGTCTCTGTCTCGATCCCCATCTCCATCTTTGTCATCTCATGAAAGAAGAGGAGGTGTTGATGGTGGCTGTAGTGGCGATGGTGATGGTAATGGTGATAGTGAATCTTTGTCATCTCATGGAAGAAGAGGAGAAAATGATGATGGTGATGGTGATGGTGATAgtgttgaagaagaagaaggaggaggaggaggaggagaatttggaacttatgatgatgatgatgatgaagggGAGGACGCAGAGGAAGGAAATGGATATGCATGTGAAACAACTGGGGAGTTCTGTAACAAAAATGATATGGCAAAGCATAATGGAGGAGAAGCTGGAGATGGAAATCTTAGGAAGACTCTGAGGAAAGGTGTTGTGTTTTCAGAATCTAAAGATCCTAGACCAGTGAAACTAAAGTTTAAGAGAGGTAAGGTTGTGGATCTTCAATCTGAAAATAATGGTGGTCCTAGGAGGCTGCGATTTCGCCGCCCGAGAGTAATGGAAGAAAAACATGATCTGAAGGGTGAACTGCGGAGGAGgaatttcaagaagaaagaacCTGATGGTGATGGAAATGGTAGTAAACCCAGAAATGAAAATGTTGTTTTGAAGCACCAAGATATGCAGGGGAGGAAAGATGCTCAAGGTTTGTTCAATAATGTTATTGAAGAAACagctaacaagcttgttgagaGCAGGAAAAGTAAAGTTAAAGCCTTGGTTGGTGCTTTTGAAACGGTTATCTCTTTGCAAGATACTAAACCTTCTCCGCAAACCGTCAGTTGA
- the LOC140010363 gene encoding EID1-like F-box protein 2 isoform X1, with protein sequence MLNFCRGVETILWSCYLVKKMIVSKQYRCIHSASCLCTKGHLTEEVIFLLFQHLNWNPKHIATLSSVCKWFDDLAKRVLWKEFCKTRAPKMMLDLQTGGSHSVDGNWRALGKLLIYCSGCTKGGLFNSIHIPGHFVYRTRFSRTSGKSFLLPQCRTDVLYVSDPCEHLDQGEEGDVGFFRGVFKSFATSKVRKLLIKREAPLHPTEVCPYCKAKLWSMQQARLIPSSASCRLGAYEDCIEYYVCLNGHVLGICTLLPLSDSEEASELE encoded by the coding sequence ATGCTTAATTTTTGCAGAGGAGTGGAAACTATTCTCTGGAGCTGCTACTTGGTCAAGAAGATGATTGTTAGTAAGCAGTACCGCTGCATACACTCGGCAAGTTGTCTGTGCACAAAAGGGCATCTAACTGAGGAAGTGATATTCCTACTTTTCCAGCATCTGAATTGGAATCCAAAACATATTGCGACTCTTTCTTCTGTTTGTAAATGGTTTGATGACCTAGCCAAAAGAGTTCTCTGGAAGGAGTTTTGCAAAACTAGGGCTCCCAAGATGATGCTTGATTTGCAAACTGGTGGGAGCCATAGTGTTGACGGGAATTGGCGGGCACTTGGCAAGTTGCTTATTTACTGTTCTGGATGTACCAAGGGTGGCTTGTTCAACAGCATTCACATTCCTGGACACTTTGTTTATAGGACGCGTTTTTCCAGGACATCAGGAAAGAGCTTCTTGTTACCACAATGCAGAACAGATGTTCTATATGTATCTGATCCATGTGAACATCTTGACCAGGGAGAAGAGGGGGATGTTGGATTTTTCCGGGGAGTTTTTAAATCTTTTGCGACTTCAAAGGTTCGTAAGTTGCTAATCAAAAGGGAAGCCCCACTGCATCCGACAGAGGTATGCCCTTATTGCAAGGCAAAGTTGTGGAGCATGCAGCAAGCAAGGTTGATACCATCAAGTGCCAGCTGCAGATTGGGCGCTTATGAAGATTGCATTGAGTATTACGTGTGCCTGAATGGTCACGTTCTTGGAATATGCACCctcttgcctttgtctgattCGGAGGAAGCATCTGAGCTGGAGTAA